The DNA region ATAAAATTTCTGCAAGCAGCAATTCCTAAAGCACAGGCAATATATGTTTTTCCATTACCAGAAGCACCTTTTATGATTATGTGGTGACTGTCTGTTATGTACCTGCAAGTTGAAAGTGCAATTATCTCACCTTTGTTGAGGTTTCGGTCAGCGTGGTATTCGATATCTTCAATGCATGCATTGGGATATCTGAATTCAGCGTGGCGGACGAGTTTATCAAGCCTGGTATTTCTTCTTTTTTCCCATTCTTTATCAACTAACATTCCCAATCTGTCTTCAAACGAAAGTCCTTCAAAATGTTCCGGATTTGCGCACTGATTCTCGAAAGCCTCAGCCATTGCAGAAAGGCGAATCTCACGCAGTTTACTGATAGTAGCCTGTTTAACCATTACTTTGCACCTCCATTGTAGTAAGCGGCGCCTCTTGTAATGCCATATGAACTGCTTTCTTTTCTGGATTTAGGCTGTTCAGTTTTTACTGTATCCTGACCATTTTTAAGAATGGTTGTAATATTTTTAAGACTTGGTTTAGGCGTATATGACAAAGCTTTTGCGCATGAGCTTTCCAGTCTGTGCGTCGAATATTTGTCTGCAAGCTTCATAAGCGAAGCACATGCTTTGTAACCTTGTTTTTCTTCTTTATGCATTGTTAAGAATGTCTTAACCACAAGAAGAGTACAGGTACCGATATTTTCGGCCCACTTAATAAAGCTTTCTGAATTGTATTCAAGAAATTTACGATGATTTTCCGGCATATGTTCAGGGATATATACAGGATCTTTTTCATATCGTCTTCGAACGTGTGAAGCTATTCTGTTTCCCTGATAGAACACTTCAACACAGTTTTCAGTTGATCTGATATCGACCTTTTTCCAGATGTACTCATATGGTACTGAATACTTGCAGTTTCCTACAGTGATCAGGTAATCCGGCTGTATCTTTGCTGATGACCATACTGCTGTTTCATATGGTTCATTTGGAAGAGGGATAAGATATTCTTTTTCTTCTTCAAGAAATGCCGATAAACGACTTCCTTTTTTCTTTTGAAAATTTCTTGAATTGAATTCAGCAAGTTTTTCTCTGATAGCATAATTAAGTTCATCAAATGAAAAAAAACTTTCTGTTTCTGAGTGCTGCCAGAATCCAGGTTTCAACGACCTTTACTGAGCCTTCTGCGCTTGGTTTGTCCTTGGGCTTAACAGGACGTGCAGGGATTACAGCTGTTCCGTAATGCTCAGCCATCTCATGATATGAGCGATTCAGTATCAATTCGCTTCTTGTATTCTTGATAACTCCGGTTTTAAGGTTATCCGGAACAAGAATTCTTGTAGAACCACCGAAGAAATTGTAGGCGTGGACGTGCGCTTCTATCCAGTTATGAGATTTCATATCCGGAAATGCTTCAACATAGCTGTACATACTACAGCTCAGAGTAGCTACAAAAACATATGCGGGTACTTCAACTCCAAGTGCTGCATCCATTACAGGAATGGTGTCGCCAACCCAGTCAACCTCAAGGACTTCTCCAGGTTTATGCTTAATACGAAGAGTTGCCTTAGTTGTGACCGCGAAAGAGCGATACTTATCGCAGAACTGTGTTCTCTGGTACGGAATGCTGTGTTCTTGTTCGCATTTTTCACAGTATTCAGCCCAAAGAAGAGTAAGTGTAACTCCAGGCTTTGCAAGTTCATTGTGAATGTGTTCAAAGTCAGGGAGCTTATACCCTTCATTATGTCCACGTTCCGGATAGAACATTCTTTCAATTTTGTGATTTGAAAGATCTTCAGGAAGCGGCCAGGACAGTTCATGCGTTTCAGCAAGCTTAATGACAGCAGCTACTGTATTTCTTGAACTTCCCACGTTAACAGCTATTGCTGCGTTACTGAAATTTTCACTTTTCAGTTTGATGATTTCACGATAATTTACCATGATTATCGTCCTCCATAAAGTATTTATTTACACATTGCAATGTGTATAAATATATTATGGGGACTGCACTGGATTTCCGTCAATACATGCTCTGAATTTTCGTCATTGGCTGCTCTATTTCATCGTCACGGGGTGCTCTAAATTTCCGTCACGAGTGCACTGGGCGACCGGAATATCCAGCACGGATATTTTGAGAACTTCTGCTGGTGATATATGCATCACTATGATTGATAAGCGATTCTATTGTTACAGAGCTCTCCGTAACAATATCAATACAGCAGTCAAAATCCTCATATTTATTTAGTTCATGCATAACTGATTTTACAGATAGTTCTTTATTTGGTAAAGCATCTGGAAAAAACAATACAAGCTGCGAATCCATATTGTGAAACATATTACAGAACTGATTAATAACATAAGCATATGACGAAACAGTTGCGTCATCATCCACTATATATACATATACCTTTCCGTCATCTATAAATTTATCGAAATATGGATTTACTTCTGAACTTTTAATTAGTTCTTCCTTAGCTTCAGGATAGAATCGTTTTATAAATTCTCTTACATCACCATCAAGGTATTCCCTGTTTTTAATCAATTGGTTACTGTCCCAATTCCACCATCTTATTATCTCTAAAGCTTTAATCGTTTCATCATCAAATCTCTTTTTAATTATTTTAGCTGGATTTCCTCCTACTATTGCGTAAGGCGGAACAGTTTTGGTTACAACTGATTTTGACGCAACAACAGCTCCGTCGTGAATTGTAACACCATTCATTATCGTTGCGCCGTTTCCTATCCAGCAATCGTTTCCGATAAGAATTTCTCCTTTACGTAACTTATTATGATTTAATTTATTTTGTGAAAATTCTCTAATCACCCCTTGATAAACAGATTCGTAATCATGATCCATATCAATCAAAAATAATAATTCCTCAGCAATAGATGAATATTTTCCAATTTGTAAATTATAAAGTTTATCATTATATTCAAAATTCAACGCTGTTTCTACCGTTGCATCTACAATATATGAATCTAAACCTATATAAAGTGCAGGAAATAAATCATCATTAACATTTGTAAAAATATAAGTTGACTCTTTTATTTCACAAGGTTCAAAATGAAATTTTATATACATAACTACCTCATTCTTATTTGACTATAAGCTCATAATTACTATTGCATCAAAATATTATTTTAGTATTATATTTAGGTTTATATTTTCTCAATTTTAACAGTAAATTTATCCGCAGTAAGTCGTGCAGCCGTTTCATTCCATTCTTTCTGAACAAATGCAACTGTTCTGTTATTTACTTCATTAATGTATTCTTCCGGTACATTTGTATGATGAACAACTCCCACAACTTCTGACTTGATATCCATACCGGCAAGCTGTTCAAGGAACTGTTCAATAGTTAGATTCAAAGAATATTTTGATGATCGAACCTGTCTGTGTCCTATAACATTCAAGAAAGTATAAATATCATAATTGTTTTTAAGATATACAAACATCTGACCGCCTTTTTTCAGAAGCGAATACACATGTCGGATAATTTTGAACGGCTCAGGATATTCGTTTATATTTTCTCCGATTATGATATAATCAAATACTTCCTGCTTAAAATGGTCTGATGCGTCTGCCGGAGAACATGTGAATACGTTATCTGTACCACAGAACGTCTGAAGATCGATGAAATATTTTCCTTCAGAAGTAATTGCACAGCATGTAGCGTCAAAAATATCATACTGACGAAGATGATTCTTTATTTCAAGTATCGGAGTACCGCACCGTATATCAATACCAAGAATATTACAATTATCTTTATCAACCGGCGGTTTAATCAGCGGAAGAATTTCTGGAATGAAATTATTTACATCATCCCATGCATCTATACCGAAGTATTTTTCACGAAAGTTCTGCCGACCTATTGCAAGATCATTATTTATTTTCTGAGCCTGTTCAATTGTACAATTTCTTTTTTCGTGATCATGGTGAATCCAAGTGTCCCCTGCCAGAATAGCTTTGTAACCAGCACGACGTACTCGAAATGTAATATCATCATCGCCAAAATTATGTATAAATCCAACATCATGAAGAGGAATACCAATAGCATAAAGACATTCCTTGGTGAATAGCGTTCCAAGAGTTACGATTCTAAGTCTTTCCTGCCATTTTTGAGGATTTGAAATATTAAAACGTTTTATTATTTTATGCATTTCATCTTCATCATTGAATTCAAAATCAATTTGCTGAAAATTACTTACATTTGAACTAACCGGATTTATCATTCCTATCTTATTATCAGATTTTGCAATGGTTATCATATTTGATAACCAATTTTCAGTAAACACCAAATCACCTGCAACTATTACAACATACTTTGAAAGCATTTGAGCGCTAAAAATGTCCCATGGTAAAGTGGAGCCTCTATTTTCATTAATACGAATAATATGTTTTTTTTTCGTATTCTACATTTTTAAAATACTCTAACGTTCCATCAGTTGAACCATTATCAATCAACCACAAATCGCAATCAATTCCAGATATTGTTTTCAATATACTTTCAACACATTTTTTTGTTTTGTTTAATCCGTTATAGGTTTGAACAAGAATGGTAACTTCGCTTTCGTAGTCTTTAAGATTATAATTAGCGATTTGTTCTCTAACCTGATAAATTGAACCATCGATTTCGTTACCTATTGCTTTACTAGTATTTACTTCGATTAATTCATACATTTGAATTCTCCTCAATTTTTCTCAACAAATCTTCTCTAAACAAATCAATATTATCTGGTTGTCCTTGCTTTAACTGACCACAGTTACTGCACACTTTAATGTTTTTCCTTTGTCCCATAAGAAACTCTTTTCTATACTTTTGTATAATTTCATTGTTCCATAACTCTTTCAAAGAATGATCTTTTACATTTCCAATCAGCATATTGCGTTGCCAATCTAAAAAGCAAAGACTAGCGGTTCCATTTGAATTAATAGCAAAAGAATAGAATACATACGGACAAACCAAAACTTCGCTTATTGCCTGACCATAAATTCCTCTTTGTGAATTAACGCTAACTTTTGTTTGTTCGAATTCTGGCCAACAATCCATTATGCTTTCTATAAAGATTCCATCAGCAATATTTCCAAATATCTCTATAAACTTTGCTTTTTCTTCTTCTGAAAGTATATCTCCATTTATTTTAACGATCATTTCAAGATTTTTTTTATTTTCATAAAGATACCTAATATTTTCAACGATTTTATCAAATTCCACATTACATCCTGAAAACTCTTTATATTTTTCGTTTGTCACGCCTTCAATAGAAATATTTATTCTATCTAATCCTGCTTCGATTATACCATCGGATATATTCTTTGTAAGTAGTGACGCATTTGTAGTTGTATCTACTCTCAAACATTTTTTTGAATCTTTTGCGTATTTAACCATATCTACAAATCTAGGATTCAGCAAAGGTTCACCATCTTTATATAATCTTATTACTTTAACGGCTGATTCAAATTCATCAAGATCATTTATTATTTTTTTATAAAGTTCCCATTCCATCACTCCAAAATTTCTTCCTGGAGTGTTCCTCATTAATTCTCTATTTCCAGTCGGACAGAATTTACATTGAAAATTGCATTTATCGCAAGGATCTATAAAAATAATAAATGGTGTTTCCAAAGGAATAACTGTTTCGAGTTTTGTTCTGTTTTTTAAATCAATTCTAGGTTTCCATTCCGCATTCATCTTTATCGCTCTCCAAAATAGTTTTGATTTAGAATTCTATTTTTTATTTCACATCTATCTGCATCTATATTATCATAACAACCATACTTTATTACTTCACATGATTTGCATAGTTCATTTTTCTCTCTGATTCCATCAAGATGTGACAACTGTATTTCTTTTAGTTGTTCACCTAACCAAATATTTTTTAATGAATTCGTATTTACATCACCAATAATTTGATTATGTTTCCAATCGCCCACACAAGTATCACAAGTTCCATCTGAGTTTATAACCATAACATAAAAAATATATGGACATACTGTCCTGTTTTCCAATGGCTGGCCATAGTTTCCTATATCTTCGTAATTATAACCGCTTAATTTGATATCAAAATCTGGCCAAGCTGGTGACAGACGTTCTAAAAATATTCTATCAGCCCACTCTCCAAATAAATCCATGAAATATTTTTGTTCTTCCTCTGTTAATACATCTTTAATACTTTTTACATATACAATGCAATTTTCACTGTTTTTGCACAAATCTGTTATATTATCGCAATATTTTTTGAAATCAATTTTTCTGCAAGTATTTTTATAGATTTGTTCCTCTGAAACACCATTAACAGAAATATTAATCTGATCTATTCCTGCATCAATAAGTTTTCTATTTAACTCTTTGTTCAGGAGAATTCCATTAGTAGTTGTTTCAATTTTTTTATACGCACCTGACCTTTTAGCGATTCGCACCATATCAACGAATTTAGGATTAACAAGAGGTTCACCTTCTTTATATAACCTAAGCACATTTATTGGGGTAGCAAATTCCAATGAATCCGATACAATTTTTTCAAAAAGGCTATACTCCATAACCCCATTGTTTCTACCATATTCAGCCATAAGATTATCATAACCACTTGGACACCATTTACATCTAAGATTACACAAACTTGATGGATCTACAAGCAAAACATATGGTTTCTTTAAAGGAAGCACCTCCGATAAATTATTTCGATTATTATTGTTTAAACGTGTTTGAATATTCAAATTATCACCTCTTTTTTTAGTTTTACAATCCGTATTCGCAATAAAGCTTATCTAACATATCACTGTATCTAGATACAATTCGCTTTCTGACCGGATTTCCATCAAGCCAATCCAAAGTCATTTTTATACCATCTTCAAAATGAATTGTCGTACTTTTAGTTTTCATTAATGTTTTTATTTTTGCATTCGCCCTTATACTATGCCACATTCTGTCATACATCATATCTAAAGGCTGAAAATCTGTTAATTTTAATGCACGATCATAAGGAACATGAAAAACATTACCTTTACTTAAACCAAGTGAAGATAACAATATTTCAGATACATCATTCCATGTAAGTATCTCATCTGTTGAAATATCAAACACCTCACCTATAGCTTCAGTACAACCAATTAGACAAACGAACATTTCAGCAAATTCTTTAGAATGAGTATAATTCCAAAGATAGCTTCCTTCTCCGGCAATCAATAATGGCTTCCCTTTTAGAATTTTATCAATTGCTGTCCAACAATTATGGCCAATCGAAACCGGAATAATTGTATCATATGTATATCCAGGTCTAACAATTGTAACTGGGAACTTATTCTCATAAAATTCATTCATAAACACTTGTTCTGCAAATAATTTTCCACTTATATATTCTGAAGAATTGTATGGATCTTTTTTTTCTGAAAGCTCATTAAAAGGTATGTTTTGGATATTTCTTTTATATACCACATCAGAACTAATAACGATATACTGTTTTGTTTTACCTTCAAAAAGCTTAATAGCTGTTTGAGCCTGCTCTGCGTTATAACAAATAAAATCGCAAACAACATCAAAGCTACAGTCTTCCAATACCTTTTGAGCTTCCTGATAATTACGTATATCACACTTTATTATCTTAGCTTCAGGATGAACTTCACGTCTGGTTGCATATGTAACACCTCTGTGAAGCTCGTACACCTCATGTCCAAGTTCTATAGCTTTCTTTGTACAATGCCAGCTAATATTTCCGTTTCCACCAATAAACAATATTTTCATTTGAAAACCTCATTAAGCACTTCAAATATCTTAAATGTCATTAATCCTCTGTCACGTTCCGAACAAATGACATTATCCAAATCATCAATTCTCCAGTCTATTCCTACATCTGGATCATCAAATCTTATTCCTGTATCGCTTTCTTTATCATATCGGCCATCACACTGATACAAAACAGTTGAACCATCTTCAAGAGATAGAAATCCATGAGCAAATCCTCGTGGAACATACAGTGATAAATGATTACGGTAACTTAATTCTACTCCAGCCCATTTTCCGTAATTACTGCTTTCTTTTCTCAGATCAACAATAACGTCATAAACACTGCCATTTATAACACTGACAAGTTTAGCCTGAGGGTTGTTAAGCTGAAAATGCATTCCTCTTATCACATTTTTCGCTGATAATGAAACAAAAGTTTCATTCACATTAAAATCAATACCAATCGACTGATAAATATCTTTCTCAAAGTTCTTAAAAAAACTGCCTCGGTTATCTTCAGAACAGAATCCGCTTATAACAACTGCATCACCAAGTAATTTTTCTTGTATTTCAAACACTTGTTTCACATCTCCTTTCTGATCCATTCAGCCGTTCTTTTTATGCCTTCACTGAATGTTATCTGATTTCTGAAACCGGTATCTCTTAAAACAGCTTCTTTGTCAAATTGTTCATAATCAATTGAAACACCGTTAAAAGGTATTTCACCGATTCCGATAATTGCATCATATGCAACAATATCTTTTAATTTTATCAGAAACTCTTTCAGTTTTCGAGGTCTTTCACTTCCGATATAATATGTCCGGCCTGTTGTTCCTTTTTCACCTATCGCAGCAAAGGCTTTTACTGCATCATCAATGTAAATGAAATCATACATCTGTTCCCCAGGTGAGAATGCACAGTGTTCATTTTTCAGAAGCTTTCGTATAGTAGTGTTGACAAGCCTCGGACTGTTTTCGCCTGGACCATAAACATTAGAAATTATTCCTCTTATGTACTCTGTTTTATTTGACACCGCTAAAGCTTTCATCATGTAGTCAGAAGTCATCTTAGCAGCAGAGTAAACTGACGAAACCGGCGGATCAGTTTCTGTTTCCATTAATGCAGATATCTCATACTCCATTATGCTTGATGCATACACTATACGTCTGCATTCAAGAAGCTTACACTGTTCCGTAAGAATACATGAAGCTTTTATATTATCAATCTGCAAACTGTAATCTCCACGTGCAGACCCTGAAGTTCCTGCCCATGCAAAATGATACAGCACATCAAAACCGCGATCCGTAATAATCTCGTTAAGCTGATGATAATTATTCAAATCGCAGCAGATTATCTTATCCGCATCAACACAAACATTTTTATTTCTGACAATTGCTGTTACATCATGACCTTTGGATTTAAGTTCAGAACACAATACTTTGCCAAGGAATCCGGATGCTCCTGTTACGATCACTTTCATTTGCCATCCTCCGAACCAATGAATTTTTTCGGATGCAGTAATCTGCACAGCTTTTCAAATTTATCATTTCTGAAATAATCAATGTAATGCATCGGGGAACTCTTACTGAAACTATAATAGATTTCAGGTAAATGTACATCTGCTTCGGCAAATAATCGTAATATTTTCTCTTTGTCCTCACCAGTGAAATACAGGAAATTTCCAAAAATATCCGAACCGATTAATTTTTCAAAATCATGTCCACGTTTATCTGAAGATAATGAATTTTCAACTGCAGTTATAAATGAATCTGCATTCACATCTGCGTCATACTTATCAATAACGGATCTGCGTGCTGACATTCCGAGCGTTTTCCGCTTATCAGCATCATTGCAAAGAATAATGCACTTTTCTATAAAATCATTCACATCAGATGCAACAAATCCCGTCATATCATTTTCCACTATCTCTCGTTCAGGCGGATTATCAAGAACTATTACAGGAAGTCCTGCGGCCATTGCTTCAAGCAAAGCGTTTTCTGTTGTTGCATAATTATTTTCTGAAAGCGGATAACAGAAAGTATCAAATGACAGAAGATACTTTTCAGGATTATTTATATATCCGGTAAATTCAATACATCCCTTTAAATCAGGATATTCCGAAAAGAAATTATTTATGAAATCTTCTGAATATTTCCCGCATAAAACGAATTGCACTTTCGGAACTCTTCGTTTTATTTCAGAACAAATTCGAGGAAAATGTGAATTCAGTTTTGCAAAATCCAAAGTGCCTATATAGCCTATACGAATTTCTTTTCTTGTTTCATAGTCTGTTTTGAAAGAATAATTAAGAGGCCTGAAATCACCTGTTCCGTATACAAAAGCACTTTTCTTTAAAATCAGGTTTTTATCTGAATCTGAAAAGCAACTGTTTTTAGCTGAACACGGTGAGGTGAACAAAAGTCCTTCAAACTGCAAAAGAAATTCCGGAGTCAGAACAGGATACTGCAGTCCGTTTATATGAGACCACAAAACAAGTCTTGTTTTGGCTTTTCCAAGTTTCCTTATCAAATCCACAGTCAAAGGATGTGCCCACCAGTTAAATATGACCGCGTCAGCATCTTCTGCAAGTTTGATTATTTCTTCGCAAGAAGGTTCAGTAATTAAATCTGCACCACATGTCTGGCATACCTGACTATATTTTTCTTCAACTGGCTTTTCCAAAAGGACAATAGTATTTTTGCATTTATCTGAAGTGTTTTTAATTATTCCGCTTATAGCCTTTCCGGCGCCACCACCCATATGAGCAGTTATATACAGAAGATCAATCATATCAGTTTCCCTATAATATTCTTTAACTCATCAGACATTCTTACAAGCATCTCTTCAGTCATTCCCGGATAAACACCTACCCAAAATGTTCTGTTCATTATGATATCCGTATTAATCAAATCACCGACAACTCTATAGCCCTCACCAGATTCTCTCATACTGTTAAAACACGGATGCTTGATTATATTTCCTGAAAACAGAAGTCTTGTCTGTATATTATGATCTTCAAGATACTGAAGAACTTTTTTTCTTTCAATATTTTCAGGTAATGTCATAGCAAATCCAAACCAGCTTGGATCAGAATTAACCTCCGCTTCCGGAAGAATGATCTTGTCTTTAAGGCAGTTCAGGCTCTCTCTCAGAAACTTAAAATTCTTCTTTCGTGCTTCAGTAAATCTGTCAAGCTTTTCAAGCTGTGCCACTCCCACTGCCGCCTGCATATCGGTAACTTTCAAATTATAACCTAAATGAGAATAAACATATTTATGATCGTATCCCTGTGGCAGGTCTCCAAACTGACCATCATATCTGTGACCACAGAAATTATCTGTTCCGGAAGGACAGATACATTCACGTCCCCAGTCACGCATTGAATGGATTATCTTTGCAAGAAGCGGATCATTTGTATAGACCGCACCACCTTCACCCATAGTAATGTGATGAGGAGGGTAGAAACTTGACGTTCCTATATCACCAACTGTACCTGTAAAATATTTTTTACCATCCAGTGTATATTTTGATCCAAGCGCATCACAGTTGTCTTCAACAAGCCAAAGATTATGCTTTTCACAAAAATCTTTAACTGCTTTCAGATTGAACGGATTTCCAAGTGTATGTGCTATCATGACTGCTTTTGTTTTATCAGATAATGCATTTTCGAGCTGCGTGCAGTCAATATTGTAAGAAGGAATGGTGACATCCACAAACACCGGTACAGCACCATACTGTATGATCGGTGCAACAGTTGTCGGAAATCCGGCTGCAACTGTAATTACTTCATCACCACGTCTGATTTTTCTCTCTCCGAGAAGATCAGAAGTAAGTGTCATAAACGCAAGCAGATTTGCCGATGAACCGGAATTTACAAGAAAGCATTTCTTCACTCCGAGTTTATCAGCAAATCTCTTTTCAAATTTCTCCGAATACTTTCCGGTTGTAAGCCAGAAATCCAGAGCGCTGTCAACAAGATTCACCATCTCATCGGAATCGTAAACACGTCCGGAGTAATTTATTCTGTCGCCAGCTTTATATTCTTTTTTGTGATATGTGTTACAGTAATCCTTAACCATATCAAGGATCTGTTTTCTCATTATTTCTTCACTCATTAGTCCAGATACTCCTTTATCTGATCAATAGTTTTCTCATTCATATTTTCCTTGTTATAAAACGCTTGGTACCATTCAACAGTTTTGCTCACTGACTGTTCAATATCCCACTTAGGGTTCCAGCTGAATGTCTGCAATATTTTTGAACAGTCAAGTTTAAGAAAATTCGCTTCATGCGGAGCGTTTTCTTCTGACACATTCTTCCATGAAGCATTCCCCCATGATTTGCAGAACAAATCTGTAATCTCACCGGTAGTAATACAGCTTTTCATTTCCGGTCCGATATTGTAGCAACCGGAATATTCTTTATTACTGTACTGCTTTTCAGCGATCATCATATATGCAAAAAGCGGTTCAAGAACATGCTGATACGGTCTTATGGAATAAGGATTCCTTACTGTTATTTCTTTTCCCTGCGAAGCTGCTCTTGCGCAGTCAGGAATGATTCTGTTAGGTGCAAAATCTCC from Ruminococcus sp. HUN007 includes:
- a CDS encoding NAD-dependent epimerase/dehydratase family protein, with amino-acid sequence MKILFIGGNGNISWHCTKKAIELGHEVYELHRGVTYATRREVHPEAKIIKCDIRNYQEAQKVLEDCSFDVVCDFICYNAEQAQTAIKLFEGKTKQYIVISSDVVYKRNIQNIPFNELSEKKDPYNSSEYISGKLFAEQVFMNEFYENKFPVTIVRPGYTYDTIIPVSIGHNCWTAIDKILKGKPLLIAGEGSYLWNYTHSKEFAEMFVCLIGCTEAIGEVFDISTDEILTWNDVSEILLSSLGLSKGNVFHVPYDRALKLTDFQPLDMMYDRMWHSIRANAKIKTLMKTKSTTIHFEDGIKMTLDWLDGNPVRKRIVSRYSDMLDKLYCEYGL
- a CDS encoding SAM-dependent methyltransferase, producing MLSKYVVIVAGDLVFTENWLSNMITIAKSDNKIGMINPVSSNVSNFQQIDFEFNDEDEMHKIIKRFNISNPQKWQERLRIVTLGTLFTKECLYAIGIPLHDVGFIHNFGDDDITFRVRRAGYKAILAGDTWIHHDHEKRNCTIEQAQKINNDLAIGRQNFREKYFGIDAWDDVNNFIPEILPLIKPPVDKDNCNILGIDIRCGTPILEIKNHLRQYDIFDATCCAITSEGKYFIDLQTFCGTDNVFTCSPADASDHFKQEVFDYIIIGENINEYPEPFKIIRHVYSLLKKGGQMFVYLKNNYDIYTFLNVIGHRQVRSSKYSLNLTIEQFLEQLAGMDIKSEVVGVVHHTNVPEEYINEVNNRTVAFVQKEWNETAARLTADKFTVKIEKI
- a CDS encoding NAD(P)-dependent oxidoreductase; this translates as MKVIVTGASGFLGKVLCSELKSKGHDVTAIVRNKNVCVDADKIICCDLNNYHQLNEIITDRGFDVLYHFAWAGTSGSARGDYSLQIDNIKASCILTEQCKLLECRRIVYASSIMEYEISALMETETDPPVSSVYSAAKMTSDYMMKALAVSNKTEYIRGIISNVYGPGENSPRLVNTTIRKLLKNEHCAFSPGEQMYDFIYIDDAVKAFAAIGEKGTTGRTYYIGSERPRKLKEFLIKLKDIVAYDAIIGIGEIPFNGVSIDYEQFDKEAVLRDTGFRNQITFSEGIKRTAEWIRKEM
- the istA gene encoding IS21 family transposase, translated to MVNYREIIKLKSENFSNAAIAVNVGSSRNTVAAVIKLAETHELSWPLPEDLSNHKIERMFYPERGHNEGYKLPDFEHIHNELAKPGVTLTLLWAEYCEKCEQEHSIPYQRTQFCDKYRSFAVTTKATLRIKHKPGEVLEVDWVGDTIPVMDAALGVEVPAYVFVATLSCSMYSYVEAFPDMKSHNWIEAHVHAYNFFGGSTRILVPDNLKTGVIKNTRSELILNRSYHEMAEHYGTAVIPARPVKPKDKPSAEGSVKVVETWILAALRNRKFFFI
- a CDS encoding glycosyltransferase family 4 protein, whose translation is MIDLLYITAHMGGGAGKAISGIIKNTSDKCKNTIVLLEKPVEEKYSQVCQTCGADLITEPSCEEIIKLAEDADAVIFNWWAHPLTVDLIRKLGKAKTRLVLWSHINGLQYPVLTPEFLLQFEGLLFTSPCSAKNSCFSDSDKNLILKKSAFVYGTGDFRPLNYSFKTDYETRKEIRIGYIGTLDFAKLNSHFPRICSEIKRRVPKVQFVLCGKYSEDFINNFFSEYPDLKGCIEFTGYINNPEKYLLSFDTFCYPLSENNYATTENALLEAMAAGLPVIVLDNPPEREIVENDMTGFVASDVNDFIEKCIILCNDADKRKTLGMSARRSVIDKYDADVNADSFITAVENSLSSDKRGHDFEKLIGSDIFGNFLYFTGEDKEKILRLFAEADVHLPEIYYSFSKSSPMHYIDYFRNDKFEKLCRLLHPKKFIGSEDGK
- a CDS encoding glycosyltransferase, with translation MYELIEVNTSKAIGNEIDGSIYQVREQIANYNLKDYESEVTILVQTYNGLNKTKKCVESILKTISGIDCDLWLIDNGSTDGTLEYFKNVEYEKKTYYSY
- a CDS encoding CatB-related O-acetyltransferase; this translates as MYIKFHFEPCEIKESTYIFTNVNDDLFPALYIGLDSYIVDATVETALNFEYNDKLYNLQIGKYSSIAEELLFLIDMDHDYESVYQGVIREFSQNKLNHNKLRKGEILIGNDCWIGNGATIMNGVTIHDGAVVASKSVVTKTVPPYAIVGGNPAKIIKKRFDDETIKALEIIRWWNWDSNQLIKNREYLDGDVREFIKRFYPEAKEELIKSSEVNPYFDKFIDDGKVYVYIVDDDATVSSYAYVINQFCNMFHNMDSQLVLFFPDALPNKELSVKSVMHELNKYEDFDCCIDIVTESSVTIESLINHSDAYITSRSSQNIRAGYSGRPVHS
- a CDS encoding radical SAM/SPASM domain-containing protein, which encodes MNIQTRLNNNNRNNLSEVLPLKKPYVLLVDPSSLCNLRCKWCPSGYDNLMAEYGRNNGVMEYSLFEKIVSDSLEFATPINVLRLYKEGEPLVNPKFVDMVRIAKRSGAYKKIETTTNGILLNKELNRKLIDAGIDQINISVNGVSEEQIYKNTCRKIDFKKYCDNITDLCKNSENCIVYVKSIKDVLTEEEQKYFMDLFGEWADRIFLERLSPAWPDFDIKLSGYNYEDIGNYGQPLENRTVCPYIFYVMVINSDGTCDTCVGDWKHNQIIGDVNTNSLKNIWLGEQLKEIQLSHLDGIREKNELCKSCEVIKYGCYDNIDADRCEIKNRILNQNYFGER
- the rfbC gene encoding dTDP-4-dehydrorhamnose 3,5-epimerase; translated protein: MDQKGDVKQVFEIQEKLLGDAVVISGFCSEDNRGSFFKNFEKDIYQSIGIDFNVNETFVSLSAKNVIRGMHFQLNNPQAKLVSVINGSVYDVIVDLRKESSNYGKWAGVELSYRNHLSLYVPRGFAHGFLSLEDGSTVLYQCDGRYDKESDTGIRFDDPDVGIDWRIDDLDNVICSERDRGLMTFKIFEVLNEVFK
- a CDS encoding radical SAM/SPASM domain-containing protein, with the translated sequence MNAEWKPRIDLKNRTKLETVIPLETPFIIFIDPCDKCNFQCKFCPTGNRELMRNTPGRNFGVMEWELYKKIINDLDEFESAVKVIRLYKDGEPLLNPRFVDMVKYAKDSKKCLRVDTTTNASLLTKNISDGIIEAGLDRINISIEGVTNEKYKEFSGCNVEFDKIVENIRYLYENKKNLEMIVKINGDILSEEEKAKFIEIFGNIADGIFIESIMDCWPEFEQTKVSVNSQRGIYGQAISEVLVCPYVFYSFAINSNGTASLCFLDWQRNMLIGNVKDHSLKELWNNEIIQKYRKEFLMGQRKNIKVCSNCGQLKQGQPDNIDLFREDLLRKIEENSNV